One Desulfitibacter sp. BRH_c19 genomic region harbors:
- a CDS encoding carbon monoxide dehydrogenase — translation MKIAVSGKGGVGKTTISAGLTKFFLNKGYKVFAVDADPDVSLGTILGIDDNSVEGLKPIVEMREVISKKCGGDGAFFPLDPQVDDILEDYIIQKGNLFFLKMGAVKQGGSSCYCRENTILNALVNSLLIKHKEIVLLDMGAGIEHLTRGTSGGVDIMLIVTEASKVSVNTALIVKKLAQELGVQHINFIGNKIRTEKEKVFLKSALPAHEILGFVEFNEEVLDLAMEFHPLDKSSAASLDLEAIGSEILARNS, via the coding sequence ATGAAAATCGCAGTTTCTGGTAAAGGTGGAGTTGGAAAAACAACTATTTCCGCTGGTTTAACTAAATTCTTTTTAAATAAGGGGTATAAAGTATTTGCTGTAGATGCTGATCCTGATGTTAGTTTAGGAACAATATTAGGAATTGACGATAATTCTGTAGAAGGACTTAAACCAATTGTAGAGATGCGAGAGGTTATATCAAAAAAATGCGGTGGTGATGGAGCATTTTTTCCATTAGATCCTCAAGTAGACGATATTTTAGAGGATTACATCATCCAAAAAGGTAATCTTTTCTTTTTGAAGATGGGTGCAGTTAAACAGGGTGGTTCATCCTGTTACTGCAGAGAGAACACTATCCTAAATGCTTTGGTCAATTCCTTACTTATTAAACATAAAGAAATTGTGTTGCTTGATATGGGTGCAGGTATAGAGCATTTAACTAGAGGAACCTCTGGTGGAGTAGATATAATGTTAATTGTTACAGAAGCCAGTAAGGTTAGTGTTAATACCGCTCTAATTGTAAAGAAACTAGCACAGGAATTAGGTGTTCAGCACATTAATTTTATTGGTAATAAAATCAGAACTGAAAAAGAAAAGGTATTTTTGAAATCAGCATTACCAGCACATGAAATCTTAGGTTTTGTGGAATTTAATGAAGAAGTACTAGACTTAGCAATGGAATTTCACCCTTTAGACAAGAGTAGTGCAGCCAGCCTTGATCTTGAAGCAATTGGAAGCGAGATCCTGGCCAGAAACAGCTGA
- a CDS encoding carbon monoxide dehydrogenase — protein MPRFRDVDHTCRPSDADRVKNRKVRERTIDPAALELLEVAKENNIETTFDRFIAQQPQCKFGYEGLCCKFCMKGPCRIKALEGPGSRGICGASAWTIAARNVGLMIITGAASHSEHANHIAMALLEYAEGKASDYSIKDPEKLRAVAVRLDVDVEGKNDKEIAHEIAKISIEDLSRLKNMGESTWLTKSSIPERVEKFRQCNVVPHGIHATISDLCTQAHVGMDNDPVNIVFSAIRVALSDAAGEIMATEISDALFGTPKPVVTEANMGVLDKDKVNFVVHGHNPLLSDILVTTAREMEHEAIKAGAKGLNIVGMCCTGNEILMRQGIPILTSYTSQELAIVTGVCDAMVVDVQCIMPTIQKIAECYSTKIITTSDIVKIPGSMHIDYQVESATKNAKECIRIAIEAFKARKESNQPVKIPNHKTKIVSGFSLEALMDLFATVNSENPIKYLNNAIINGQLKGVILMAGCNNTKSYQDENHITIIKEMLKNDVLVLTTGCATYATSKFGLMDPDRVDEFCGEGLKKFIHAIEEKSELSTKLPPTFHVGSCVDNSRAYQLMMKMAEDLGVDTPKVPFVASAPEAMSGKATAIGSWLVAGGWPTHVGSMPPVEGSDLLYSILTQVAGDVYGGYFMFEMDPEIGAQKLLSALEYRNWKLKIHMQKAEEFQTPLCQNY, from the coding sequence ATGCCAAGATTTAGGGATGTAGATCACACATGTAGGCCTTCTGATGCAGACAGAGTTAAAAATAGGAAAGTACGCGAACGTACAATTGATCCTGCTGCATTAGAATTATTGGAAGTTGCAAAAGAAAATAATATAGAAACAACGTTTGACAGGTTTATAGCCCAACAACCCCAATGTAAATTTGGTTATGAAGGTCTTTGTTGCAAATTTTGTATGAAAGGTCCATGTCGCATAAAAGCTCTTGAAGGACCTGGAAGTAGAGGTATTTGTGGAGCTTCTGCATGGACTATAGCTGCAAGAAACGTTGGTCTGATGATTATTACAGGAGCAGCTTCCCACTCAGAGCATGCTAACCATATTGCAATGGCTTTATTAGAGTACGCAGAAGGTAAAGCCTCAGATTATTCAATAAAGGACCCAGAAAAGCTTCGAGCAGTAGCTGTAAGACTTGATGTAGATGTTGAAGGAAAAAATGATAAGGAAATTGCGCATGAAATCGCCAAGATATCAATAGAAGATTTAAGCAGGCTTAAAAACATGGGAGAATCTACTTGGTTAACCAAGAGCTCCATTCCAGAACGTGTTGAAAAGTTTAGGCAATGTAATGTTGTTCCGCATGGAATTCATGCAACTATTTCTGATCTTTGTACACAAGCCCATGTTGGCATGGATAATGATCCTGTTAATATAGTTTTTAGTGCAATAAGGGTTGCACTTTCAGATGCTGCAGGTGAAATAATGGCAACAGAAATCTCTGACGCATTATTTGGAACTCCAAAACCAGTTGTAACTGAAGCTAATATGGGTGTTCTAGATAAAGATAAAGTAAACTTTGTAGTACATGGTCACAATCCACTTTTAAGTGATATTCTCGTCACAACTGCTAGGGAAATGGAACATGAAGCTATTAAAGCTGGCGCAAAAGGACTTAATATAGTTGGTATGTGCTGTACTGGTAATGAAATATTAATGCGACAAGGTATACCAATCTTAACCTCCTATACTTCCCAAGAACTAGCAATAGTAACAGGTGTATGTGATGCTATGGTGGTCGATGTTCAGTGCATCATGCCAACCATTCAAAAGATAGCTGAATGTTATAGTACAAAGATCATTACTACATCAGATATTGTTAAAATACCAGGTTCTATGCATATTGATTATCAGGTTGAAAGTGCTACAAAGAACGCAAAAGAATGTATCAGAATTGCTATTGAAGCTTTTAAAGCTAGAAAAGAATCAAATCAACCAGTAAAAATCCCTAATCATAAAACAAAAATAGTGTCAGGCTTTAGTTTGGAAGCATTAATGGATTTATTTGCAACAGTAAATTCAGAAAATCCCATTAAGTATTTAAACAATGCTATTATTAATGGTCAGCTAAAAGGCGTAATACTAATGGCTGGTTGTAATAACACCAAATCATATCAAGATGAGAACCATATCACCATCATAAAAGAGATGTTGAAAAATGATGTTTTAGTTTTGACAACTGGCTGTGCAACTTATGCAACATCAAAATTTGGTTTGATGGACCCTGATAGAGTTGATGAGTTCTGTGGTGAAGGACTTAAAAAGTTTATCCATGCAATTGAAGAAAAATCGGAACTATCAACAAAGCTACCTCCAACCTTCCATGTAGGTTCTTGTGTAGATAATTCGAGAGCATACCAATTAATGATGAAAATGGCAGAAGATTTGGGTGTAGACACTCCAAAGGTTCCTTTTGTAGCTTCAGCTCCTGAGGCAATGAGTGGTAAGGCAACTGCAATTGGTTCCTGGCTTGTTGCTGGCGGATGGCCAACTCATGTCGGTTCTATGCCTCCTGTTGAAGGAAGTGACCTTTTATATAGCATACTAACTCAAGTTGCTGGGGATGTTTATGGCGGTTATTTTATGTTTGAAATGGATCCTGAAATAGGAGCACAGAAACTTTTAAGTGCTTTGGAATATAGAAATTGGAAATTAAAGATACACATGCAAAAAGCAGAAGAGTTTCAAACTCCACTCTGTCAAAACTATTAA